Part of the Augochlora pura isolate Apur16 chromosome 10, APUR_v2.2.1, whole genome shotgun sequence genome, CGGCGAGCACGCGTAATCAACATTTTAGATATGAACGAGACGACCGTGACGCAAATATGGACCCGATCGTTCTCCCGCAGCGGCATCCTCACCGTGATCGTGAGCTTTTCCGATCTTGTACGCGAGACCAAGAAGTACGAAGGTCACGAGGTGCGTCCGTTATACGTCGTCCTTCTCAGCACAAAGAAGACCCTGAACGAGTTTGCAATGGCCACCAGACGGATCGATATCTCCTTTCCCGTCTGGTTCGTGATGTTCCTTCCGCACCAGGGAGATCCCCTGAAATCTGACTGTCAGAGCCCGGCCGGGAACCCGTTCAATCTATTGTTTAACACCGAGATGCTGGTGCTATGCTACGACCAGCCGTCTTTGAGGGAGTGGTACTCGTTTCGGGATAACCGTACAATTGTCTCCAATTTAGCTGTGTGGAAACCTGGACAGGGACTTCGGCCTATCACGAACAGTAGCCTGTATGCAAGAAGAAACAACCTGCACAATGAGGTCATGCGAATCGCCTACGTCGAGGTAGGAGcgctttaaaatttcaaattgccTATCAGGGTGGTATTTATTCCTCGACTTCCCACTTTTTCGGACTTACTTTACTAAAGAATGGCATTTTCTAAGAAAACTTTGACGACTTCGTTTTATTTGAACGTAAACATTAATCCTATTAATAAACGGATACCATTAAGCATTTTTGACTGGAAGATAATGTCTTACAATAAAGACCAAAAGATAGTAAGATCAAAAAATTTGTGATCTTTATAGCTAAATACCATCGTTCTATTAACCAGACATCCGCTCGATAATTGCATTAGATGTCGCGTGAACGGTAACGAATCGGTACGGCGCGGTGGCGACGCGAATGATTTACGAGGACAATAAAAGTGCGGCGTACGTAATATCACTTCTTCAGAATAGTTTTCTTTTCCCCCCTGGTGAGTTATCGGAATCGGCTACGGAAAGGAATCTTATTTCGCGACCTGATTGAATTCAAGGAGTCCGCGTTCGTCGCGGTCGAGAACGGGGTCCTCACGAAATACCTCGGCGCGGTGGTCCAGGAGCTGAGCAAGTCGTTAAACTTCACGATCAAAGTGATGAACCCTATGGATTCGTACGGCAATCTCAACGAGAAAACGCAAACCTGGACAGGCGTAATAGGCGAACTGGTTGCGAATATGGTCGACATTGGCGTCGCGGATTTCAGCATAACCACACGTCGATTGGACGTGGTGGATTTCACGCTGCCGCTAATCCTATCCCGCATAAAGGTGTACTTTAAGAAGCCCGATGGTTCCTCTGTGCGGTGGACTGCCTACATCAAGGTTTTCCATTGTTATTTTAAGAACCTCACCTTCTAATGCTTGCTACACATGCCTTTGTCCACGAAAAATCGATGCGTGTTGTGTTCATTTACTCAAGGGGAATGATAATGTTTTTTCCCCCCAAGAGGATGCGTGAGTTTGCACGTGCCAACGGTGAACGCGATAACAACACCGATGTTTCTGTGCTCAGGAGTTCGACAAGCACGTCTGGATGGGAATAGTGCTAATGATCCTAACTGTACCGATCGTATTGTCTCTTATGAAGACGAGGGGACGCCTCTTTATGAAAGTTGTCGGGGATTATTACATAAACGTTTGGGGAATATACTGCCAGCAAGGCTTGTCAGGTATCCATACTCCTGATGACTCCCAAATGATGACATAATACCGTCATTCGAATCATTTCATAGTTAGTAGAttgtctgactcgttattatagtttaaagaGTTAACGTAGGATGTTGATAGTAGAATGAGTGCAAGTAAAGTAGAACGtcaattatacatatacagtaaATAGTTTGGCTAACATAGTAATACAGTTTGGATAATAAATGACGGAGGTTCGACTATCCGAAGTATTGTAATATGGAATGTTATAAAATCTGGACAAAACGGTATAGATTTCTATGATTCGAGacattttgcaattataagTACGAGttctttttgattttttatgtCTCAAAACAAAACAATCTCGTCTACTTTTGGCAAGTTTTGGACATCGTGTGTTCTGTGTTATCTCTCACTCCCCGTTTTAGTTTATTTGAAACGTGATTCCTTTAACAGTTTTATAGGAAAGGAAGAATAATCATTGTCGcgatataattacataaaataataagcacTTCTGTTTTTGTTTGTTCGtggaattattgaaacaaaataaatactggTTAAAACAGCTGCTGCGAATAACTGTTTTCCAGAATTTCCGCAGGAGACTTCGCAGAGACTCGCTTTCATATCGATTTTCGTGTCAGCGTTGATTATCATGTCTGCTTACTCTGCTTCGTTGATCAGCAATTTGACCATCTCCACGGTCAGCCTGCCTTTCTCCAATCTTAAGCAGTTTGCGTACGATGGCTCTTATAAGTTAATCGTATTCAGGGACAGCGCGGACTACGACATGATAGTTGTAAGCTCGATATTGCGGATAGAATAGTTGAACGCGTGAAGTAGTTTGCTGAAGACATTTGATTTCAGTCGGACAACGACAGCGTGTCGTTAAGGTTGCAGAAGCTTTTGAAGAAGAAAGAGTATTTGCCTTTGTCGGTGACGGACGGCTTTCAACAGGTGATGAGGTTTATGATAAGTTGTATGAATATTTCACGAGCTTGTCGGTTCCGTTCCATTGTAGGTTTGCACGGAAAAGGTGGGCTTCTACATAACTGAGGCGATAGTGAACTCTTTGAGTCGCATGCCTTGTGCGATTGAGTACATCGAAGCTAACAGGATCGAAAGCTTGGCGATCATTCTGAACAAACGCAGTCCTTACAGACAAGTCATAGATTACAGGTAAACAATGTACAAAAGGGCTAGTAGGGTAAAGCAGATGTTTTTATTTAGAGTTTGCCAGCTGTCACACTTTCAAAgttatattttcgtatttgACTTATGTTTTAAAATCTATACACGCCAAAATGTTGAAAGACAAGTGAGATAGATGTTAAAGTTGCTCAAAACTAACTGAACTTAAATTATCCCCTTTATCTCGTAGACACACTGCCGAGTAAAACAAGTTTGTCGGTATCTCGAACAAATGATTTTCAGGTTGCAACGATTGAAAGACAACGGCGTGATGAACAAGCTGAGGAACATGTACCTCTTGCCGACCACTGATTACCAACAGGGGTATCCCGTGGTCACTTTAGGTAGCGTCACGCCGCTCCTCGCTATCGTGGTGTGCGGCGTAGTTCTAGGATGCCTGATACTAATATTGGAGAAAACGTATTACCGCTTCTGTGGCAAGGAGAACTGCTGCAAGACGATTGGGAAGAATCTCCGGCAGAATCTGAGCAGAAGAAACGGAGTGAGAAGATTCGCGTGAAGTCGTGTGAGAAACGTATATCGAGTTAACGGAGATCGGTCGTCACAATAATAATGACTCATAAATTGAACGAACTTTTCGTGCAATTTTATCGCGGATCGAGGAACAGGTAGGAcgagataattatttcatgaaaCTCTCTGCCAAGCAACGTACACGAGCTCCCGCGTACAATCGATATCATTACCCGGAGAACGAGGAAGAAACCTTGACAATAACGCGCATTGTTATCGATTAACAGGCTCGTCTTGTTAATCCATTATGTTGATGCGCTCATGAAATCGCTTTCACTTCGTTCCGCAGCAACACTGTCGGATCGCGAGTAATTAGTTGCAAATTTCCGCGTATCTTTTCGCCCGCTGGTGTTTCGACCGGCTTCGATAGATTTTTCGAGTCAcaagtttctatttttccgcTATCCTCCGCTTCAATTATCTCCGGAGTTACCTCATTTACTGGCGAGTTAACTTATTTTACTTAGTCATTCAATTTGACTAATCGGTCGAATCCGTGAAAGCAGTCCAGATTTACGAATAACCGCGactttagtaaattatttaattaaagcatGGGTGGAGACGGCTTTGCGTTGTCGCAACGACTATTGTTTTCTCGCTGCTGAGTCTACAACAGCAAATCAGTCGATGTTGAACGAGAACAAAGCATTTGcgtatttaaaatacattgaaTATGCAAAGTGAAACACCAGACCttcattgtttgaaaaaaaaaatctttccATTATACGCGACTAACTACCAGACACTATTTCAAATCGCAAACTTTTCAAAATGAAGTccatttttttacataaagtTTCTTTGTAATCTTTGCACTTTTTTTGTTGTTGGTTAATAAATCGgttgtaatttattcttcaGTGAGCTGCGCAATCTATTATCGTTTAAAAGTtcgaataatgatattttGTGAAGGCAATACAAGGGTTTGCGTAATAACTGCAATTATCTGTTGATCGCGTTAAAAGCAAAGACACATTGATTCGTACGGAACGCGTGACCTGCGACCTTTCGCGGTGAAATTCACCCACGTGACCATCTTCCCACGTGAATCAAGCGGCATCCACGGTCTGgttggcgaaaaaaaaaacggagcCCTCGTTAATTTCCCTGCATCTCCCAATCCTGTCAAATAAAAGGCGTCCGTATGGTACACATTATTCGACTGCCTAGACGATCAAGCTGCACGTcacgtattttatttaagattgTTCGTCTCATTTGCCAATTCAAACATAATTGATTGTGAATGAAATCTGTTACATACGctacaataaaattgcttACACTGTGCTATCTGTATATTAACAGTTACTTTTCCTGTCTGATTCTAGATTCTCTCCGTGCGTCGATGAGtcagattttttatattttccatgactaccttcaatttttcatctGACGCGACGAATTTTGAAGTTACATATTTCAGTCAGTATACATAGTACCTACACGATATTGTTCCAGAAAAGTTGGTCACGTTTCAACATCAcatcttcaattttctacgTTGACCgttatttcagtattttctgaaaccaattttttaatcttcaacgaataaactttaaaaaaggcTTGCACCAGTCGTCAACGGATTCGTTTTTGTCGTcggataaaagaaagaaatgctGGGTCTCTGACTCATCGCCGAATGCTAATGCGTTGCTAAAATAAAGTTTACAAGTTTCCTATTCTGCCGAATATAATGAGTCGCCGCGGAACAACAACGTGTAACGTGTCCGGGCGAGGGCCTCTATCTTTTCGATCCCGCGTGAAATGGAATTATTCTATAGGTCTGGATATTTCCAGGGGCGCGTAGACTCGCGTGTAAACAAAGGTGCATCCTGCAACGAAGGCTGTCGGGAGCGAGCATAAGTAACCGTGCGTGGACCGGATACGGACGAGCACGCGCTGCGTTTCCGGTTTCCGTATGACCGGAAGTGACCTTTGCCTCATT contains:
- the LOC144476199 gene encoding glutamate receptor ionotropic, delta-2, with the protein product MARFNSYDIGVLLLLSVAGVSVNISDSSNYILLITDIHNYYGTTCIIIVHSNQCTDMNETTVTQIWTRSFSRSGILTVIVSFSDLVRETKKYEGHEVRPLYVVLLSTKKTLNEFAMATRRIDISFPVWFVMFLPHQGDPLKSDCQSPAGNPFNLLFNTEMLVLCYDQPSLREWYSFRDNRTIVSNLAVWKPGQGLRPITNSSLYARRNNLHNEVMRIAYVEESAFVAVENGVLTKYLGAVVQELSKSLNFTIKVMNPMDSYGNLNEKTQTWTGVIGELVANMVDIGVADFSITTRRLDVVDFTLPLILSRIKVYFKKPDGSSVRWTAYIKEFDKHVWMGIVLMILTVPIVLSLMKTRGRLFMKVVGDYYINVWGIYCQQGLSEFPQETSQRLAFISIFVSALIIMSAYSASLISNLTISTVSLPFSNLKQFAYDGSYKLIVFRDSADYDMIVSDNDSVSLRLQKLLKKKEYLPLSVTDGFQQVCTEKVGFYITEAIVNSLSRMPCAIEYIEANRIESLAIILNKRSPYRQVIDYRLQRLKDNGVMNKLRNMYLLPTTDYQQGYPVVTLGSVTPLLAIVVCGVVLGCLILILEKTYYRFCGKENCCKTIGKNLRQNLSRRNGVRRFA